The window ATCGGCGGATCGGGGGGCGTTAAGAATACGGATTCTGTCTTACGCTCTCGGCATAGATAATATGGTGCTGATCGCCGGGCCGGAACCTACGCCCTGGCTATATGACGACCATCTGCGGATGGGCGGCTTGAAACTCAGCCTTGATGGTTCGCTGGGATCACGCGGGGCGTGGTTGAAGGCGGATTATGCTGACGCGGCGGGACAGCGTGGGTATCCACTGATCGCCGCGACCCCCTTTCGAAACGTCATGAGCCGGGCGGCAATGGATAATTTCCAGATCGCCGTCGATGCTGCGGGCGACGCTGCGAATAGCGAATTGCTCGATGCGATCACAGAACTGGCGCAAACTTACAAGGGCGACCGGCGCTGGCGGGTCGAGCATGCGGAGATCGTCGATCCCGCCGACCTGCCTCGCTTCGGACAGAACGGCATCGTGGCTTCGATGCAGCCCGCAAGCCAGGCATCGGATTGGCGCGCCGCAGTCGCACGAGTTGGCGAAGCGCGGTTGAAGGGCGCCTACGCCTGGAATGCCATGATCGACAATCGGGTGCCCCTCGCATTTGGATCAGGCATGCGGGGAAGAACCGCTGGCCCGCTCACCGGCATGGCCACCGCGATGAGCCGCGAGGATGCAAATGGCCAACCAGCTGGCGGGTGGATGCCGCAGCAGCGGGTGAGCTTCGAAGTCGCGCTCGACGGCTATACGCGGCAAGCAGCCTATGCGGCGTTTGCCGAAAAGCGCTTTGGCAGCCTGATACCCGGACAGCGGGCGGACTTCGTGCTTCTCGATCGCGATGTCTCGATCGCGCAACCGGCTGAACTTCGTTCGACGCAAGTACTGGAAACATGGATCGGCGGCAAACGCGTCTACATGAAGGGCGTCAAACCTTAAAGCACGTCGCCCGATGCATTAAACGCATCTTCAATCGCTTCAGGCAGGGGCGGTTGCACGGGCTTGTCGCACCCTTCGGCCTTCATATGCGCGCGCAGTGCGTCCATACGACCGAGATTCCACCGAGCGAGTGGCACGCCTAACGGACGAAACTCGGCGCGATCGAACAGTTCGACGACATAAAGATGACAAAGCTCATCGACCTGATCAAGCGTCAGCATGCCAAGATTCATCACCATTGGACGCCCTGGCACGCCGTCACGCCCTCGCACCAGGTCGGTGACATACAACCCTCCACGTGGATCGACTAAAACCACGTCAGCCTTGGATGCATCGATCATGCGATGGCTGGCGGCGTAGGGCGCCACGAAAACATGGGTACGCCAGACCAGGAAGGCACTCATGACAAGCGTGATCGCCAAGCCCAGATGCAACGGCCGCATTGCGGCGGGACGGAAACGTGCCCATCCCAATCCTGCAAGCAGGCAGAACGGCCCGATAAAGCCATGGGCATAACGAAACCCCCAACCATAGCCCTGCGCCAGCGCCAGGCCGCAACCGGCGAAGCAGCCCAAAGCCAGAGGCAGCGCGATTTCCTGTCCACGCAAAGCGCTGCGCCACCGCATTGCGAACACCCCGAGCGTCGCGAGCGGCACCATCAATATGTTGTTCCAGGCGACGAACCGGCTGAGGTTGACAAGAGGCTGCCAGCGATCGCCCAGCCGTTCAAACAGGCTGCCAACCTTGTCCGCGACACCAGCTGAGGGCCGAACATCGGCCGGCGGGCCAAGCAATTGCACCAGAAATCCAGGCCAAAGCTTGGCCCATACGATCACGATGGCGGCTAGGACGATGATATGGAATGCGGCCGCTTTCCAGCGCCGGGCGAGCAGCATCCACAGGATGAATGGCGCAATGAAGATCGGTGGGAAATGCCACTGGTGCAGACCCGCCGCCAGCAGAGCGACGGTTCCAGCACTGACATGGCCGATTAGCCCCCCGCGCAGCACCAGCGCGAGCCAGATCATGTTCAGCGCAAAATGGCCGGTCATGGCGTATGGCGTCATCGCCGTAACCCACAACTGCGTCGAGGAGAGCCCCAGCAACATCGTCACCCATACCGCGTCGGCTCGCGTAGGGAAAAGGTGCAGCGCCACGCGCCACAGCGCGAACAGTCCCGCTATCAGGAGTGTCGGGCCCGCAAGATTGGGATCTCCCAACTGCCAGAACAGCGCCTGAATCGCACTGTTGACCGGCAGATAAGCTGCCGTCCAGTAATCCGCCGCACCGAATGGCGAGAAGAATTCAGGCATGATCGCCCGGCGATAGGGCTCCCACTCTGCGGGGATC of the Sphingobium herbicidovorans genome contains:
- a CDS encoding amidohydrolase, which gives rise to MKSPLLATIAALALPMPAFSSGVIDNVNGIALDSSGKVVRFRALLIDDEGKVEKLLPSRYEAPPRPKKLRKGETWPKGPDFRLDGAGKTLIPGLIDSHGHVMALGLSHITLDLSGTRSLAEAQDMIRAYAAANPGRKWIIGSGWSHDRWGLGRLPTAAELDAAASNVPVWLEGIDGHAGWANSLAMRTADITATSKAPTGGRIEMASGKPSGVFLEKAMELIQRVVPAPAPKDRDVALEKAQQQLLAHGVTAVADMGTSIEDWQAFRRSADRGALRIRILSYALGIDNMVLIAGPEPTPWLYDDHLRMGGLKLSLDGSLGSRGAWLKADYADAAGQRGYPLIAATPFRNVMSRAAMDNFQIAVDAAGDAANSELLDAITELAQTYKGDRRWRVEHAEIVDPADLPRFGQNGIVASMQPASQASDWRAAVARVGEARLKGAYAWNAMIDNRVPLAFGSGMRGRTAGPLTGMATAMSREDANGQPAGGWMPQQRVSFEVALDGYTRQAAYAAFAEKRFGSLIPGQRADFVLLDRDVSIAQPAELRSTQVLETWIGGKRVYMKGVKP